The proteins below are encoded in one region of Salmo salar chromosome ssa02, Ssal_v3.1, whole genome shotgun sequence:
- the LOC106583316 gene encoding sodium/potassium-transporting ATPase subunit alpha-3 isoform X1, with translation MGYGRSDSYRVATSQDKDGKSSPSKKNKKGKDMDELKKEVPITEHKMSIEECCRKFNTDIVQGLTNAKAAEFLIRDGPNCLTPPPTTPEWIKFCRQLFGGFSILLWTGAILCFLAYAIQAATEDEPAGDNLYLGIVLSVVVVVTGCFSYFQEAKSSKIMESFKNMVPQQALVIREGEKMTINAEEVVAGDLVEVKGGDRIPADLRVVSAHGCKVDNSSLTGESEPQSRSPDCTHDNPLETRNVAFFSTNCVEGTARGIVVCTGDRTVMGRIATLTSGLESGKTPIAKEIEHFIHLITGVAVFLGITFFILAVCLGYTWLEAVIFLIGIIVANVPEGLLATVTVCLTLTAKRMAKKNCLVKNLEAVETLGSTSTICSDKTGTLTQNRMTVAHMWFDNQIHEADTTEDQSGASFDKTSASWAALARVAALCNRAVFKAGQDQLPILKRDTAGDASESALLKCIELSCGSVKQIREKNKKVAEIPFNSTNKYQLSVHETEDPNDNRYLLVMKGAPERILDRCTTIIIQGKEQPMDEEMKESFQNAYMELGGLGERVLGFCHLLMPEDQYPKGFAFDCDDVNFTTEGLCFVGLMSMIDPPRAAVPDAVGKCRSAGIKVIMVTGDHPITAKAIAKGVGIISEGNETVEDIASRLNIPVSQVNPRDAKACVIHGTDLKELSQDQMDDILRNHTEIVFARTSPQQKLIIVEGCQRLGAIVAVTGDGVNDSPALKKADIGVAMGISGSDVSKQAADMILLDDNFASIVTGVEEGRLIFDNLKKSIAYTLTSNIPEITPFLLFIIVNIPLPLGTITILCIDLGTDMVPAISLAYEAAESDIMKRQPRNPTRDKLVNERLISIAYGQIGMIQALGGFFSYFVILAENGFLPSILVGIRLNWDDRACNDLEDSYGQQWTYEQRKIVEFTCHTAFFVSIVVVQWADVIVCKTRRNSVFQQGMKNKILIFGLFEETALAAFLSYTPGMDVALRMFPLKPSWWFCAVPYSVLIFVYDEIRKLLIRRNPGGWVERETYY, from the exons ATGGGG TATGGGCGGTCGGACAGTTACCGCGTTGCTACCTCCCAGGATAAAGATGGCAAATCTTCTCCCAGCAAGAAGAACAAGAAGGGGAAGGATATGGACGAACTCAAGAAAGAAGTACCGATT ACGGAACACAAGATGTCCATAGAGGAGTGCTGCAGGAAGTTCAACACCGACATTGTCCAG GGTCTGACCAACGCCAAGGCGGCTGAGTTTCTGATCAGGGACGGTCCCAATTGCCTCACTCCTCCCCCGACCACCCCCGAGTGGATCAAGTTCTGTCGCCAGCTATTCGGTGGCTTCTCCATCCTGCTGTGGACCGGCGCCATTCTTTGTTTCCTGGCCTACGCCATCCAGGCCGCCACCGAGGACGAGCCGGCAGGAGACAAT ctgTACCTGGGTATCGTGCTCTCTGTAGTCGTCGTGGTCACCGGTTGTTTCTCCTACTTCCAGGAGGCCAAGAGCTCCAAAATCATGGAGTCCTTCAAGAACATGGTGCCCCAG CAAGCCTTGGTGATCCGTGAAGGCGAGAAGATGACGATCAACGCTGAGGAGGTGGTGGCAGGAGACCTGGTGGAggtgaagggaggagacaggatcCCTGCCGACCTCAGAGTCGTCTCTGCTCACGGCTGCAag GTGGATAACTCCTCCCTGACTGGCGAATCAGAACCCCAGAGCAGGTCACCTGACTGTACCCATGACAACCCCCTGGAGACCCGCAATGTTGCTTTCTTCTCTACCAACTGCGTTGAAG gtacgGCGCGTGGCATCGTGGTGTGTACCGGCGACCGTACCGTTATGGGCCGTATCGCCACTCTCACCTCCGGTCTAGAGTCGGGCAAGACCCCCATCGCCAAGGAAATTGAGCACTTCATCCACCTGATCACAGGCGTGGCCGTGTTCCTGGGCATCACCTTCTTCATCCTGGCCGTCTGCCTGGGATACACCTGGCTGGAGGCCGTCATCTTCCTCATCGGCATCATTGTGGCCAATGTCCCCGAGGGCTTGCTGGCTACTGTCACT GTGTGTCTGACTCTGACTGCCAAGCGTATGGCGAAGAAGAACTGCCTGGTCAAGAATCTGGAAGCTGTGGAGACCCTAGGCTCCACCTCCACCATCTGCTCCGACAAGACTGGCACCCTGACCCAGAACAGGATGACCGTGGCCCACATGTGGTTCGACAACCAGATCCACGAGGCCGACACCACTGAGGACCAGTCTG gtgcCTCCTTTGACAAGACCTCAGCCTCATGGGCTGCCCTGGCTCGCGTCGCAGCTCTCTGCAACCGCGCCGTGTTCAAAGCCGGCCAGGACCAACTGCCCATCCTGAAGAGGGACACCGCTGGTGATGCATCCGAGTCTGCCCTGCTCAAGTGTATCGAGCTGTCCTGTGGCTCTGTCAAACAAATAAGAGAGAAGAACAAGAAGGTGGCCGAGATCCCGTTCAACTCCACCAACAAGTACCAG CTTTCAGTTCACGAGACAGAGGATCCCAATGACAACCGTTACCTGCTAGTGATGAAGGGAGCCCCAGAGAGGATCCTGGACCGctgcaccaccatcatcatccagGGCAAGGAGCAGCCCATGGACGAGGAGATGAAGGAATCCTTCCAGAACGCCTACATGGAGCTTggaggactgggagagagagtactcg GTTTCTGCCACCTGCTAATGCCTGAAGACCAGTACCCCAAGGGCTTTGCCTTCGACTGTGACGACGTCAACTTCACCACAGAGGGCCTGTGCTTCGTGGGCCTCATGTCCATGATTGACCCTCCCCGTGCCGCTGTGCCCGACGCTGTGGGCAAATGCCGTTCGGCTGGCATCAAAGTCATCATGGTGACAGGTGATCATCCAATCACTGCCAAGGCCATCGCTAAGGGCGTGGGCATCATCTCCGAGGGCAACGAGACAGTGGAGGACATCGCCTCTCGCCTCAATATCCCCGTCAGCCAGGTCAACCCCAG ggaTGCCAAGGCTTGTGTGATCCACGGTACAGACCTGAAGGAACTGTCTCAGGATCAGATGGATGACATCCTGAGGAACCACACTGAGATTGTGTTCGCCAGGACCTCCCCCCAGCAGAAACTCATCATCGTGGAGGGCTGCCAGCgactg GGTGCCATCGTGGCTGTGACAGGTGACGGTGTGAACGACTCTCCTGCACTGAAGAAGGCTGACATCGGCGTTGCCATGGGAATCTCCGGCTCTGACGTGTCCAAGCAGGCCGCTGACATGATCCTGCTGGACGACAACTTTGCCTCCATCGTTACTGGAGTAGAAGAGG gTCGTCTGATCTTTGATAACCTGAAGAAGTCcattgcatataccctgaccaGTAACATCCCTGAGATCACacccttcctcctcttcatcatcgtCAACATCCCCCTACCCCTGGGAACCATCACCATCCTCTGTATCGACCTGGGAACTGACATG GTGCCCGCCATCTCCCTGGCCTATGAGGCAGCCGAGAGTGACATCATGAAGCGTCAGCCCAGGAACCCCACCAGGGACAAGCTGGTGAACGAGAGGCTCATCAGCATCGCCTACGGGCAAATCG gTATGATCCAGGCTCTGGGAGGCTTCTTCTCCTACTTTGTGATCTTGGCTGAGAATGGCTTCCTACCCTCAATTCTTGTGGGTATCAGGCTCAACTGGGACGACCGCGCTTGCAACGACCTGGAAGACAGCTATGGCCAGCAATGG acatatGAACAGAGGAAGATCGTGGAGTTCACGTGTCACACAGCCTTCTTCGTCAGTATCGTGGTGGTACAGTGGGCTGATGTCATTGTCTGCAAGACCAGGCGGAACTCTGTCTTCCAGCAGGGCATGAA GAACAAGATCCTGATCTTTGGCCTGTTTGAGGAGACAGCTCTGGCTGCCTTCCTATCCTACACCCCAGGCATGGATGTGGCACTCAGGATGTTCCCCCTAAA gcccaGCTGGTGGTTCTGTGCGGTCCCCTACAGTGTCCTCATCTTTGTGTATGATGAGATCCGAAAACTGCTCATCCGTAGGAACCCAGGAG GTTGGGTGGAAAGGGAGACGTACTATTGA
- the LOC106583316 gene encoding sodium/potassium-transporting ATPase subunit alpha-3 isoform X2, protein MGDKDGKSSPSKKNKKGKDMDELKKEVPITEHKMSIEECCRKFNTDIVQGLTNAKAAEFLIRDGPNCLTPPPTTPEWIKFCRQLFGGFSILLWTGAILCFLAYAIQAATEDEPAGDNLYLGIVLSVVVVVTGCFSYFQEAKSSKIMESFKNMVPQQALVIREGEKMTINAEEVVAGDLVEVKGGDRIPADLRVVSAHGCKVDNSSLTGESEPQSRSPDCTHDNPLETRNVAFFSTNCVEGTARGIVVCTGDRTVMGRIATLTSGLESGKTPIAKEIEHFIHLITGVAVFLGITFFILAVCLGYTWLEAVIFLIGIIVANVPEGLLATVTVCLTLTAKRMAKKNCLVKNLEAVETLGSTSTICSDKTGTLTQNRMTVAHMWFDNQIHEADTTEDQSGASFDKTSASWAALARVAALCNRAVFKAGQDQLPILKRDTAGDASESALLKCIELSCGSVKQIREKNKKVAEIPFNSTNKYQLSVHETEDPNDNRYLLVMKGAPERILDRCTTIIIQGKEQPMDEEMKESFQNAYMELGGLGERVLGFCHLLMPEDQYPKGFAFDCDDVNFTTEGLCFVGLMSMIDPPRAAVPDAVGKCRSAGIKVIMVTGDHPITAKAIAKGVGIISEGNETVEDIASRLNIPVSQVNPRDAKACVIHGTDLKELSQDQMDDILRNHTEIVFARTSPQQKLIIVEGCQRLGAIVAVTGDGVNDSPALKKADIGVAMGISGSDVSKQAADMILLDDNFASIVTGVEEGRLIFDNLKKSIAYTLTSNIPEITPFLLFIIVNIPLPLGTITILCIDLGTDMVPAISLAYEAAESDIMKRQPRNPTRDKLVNERLISIAYGQIGMIQALGGFFSYFVILAENGFLPSILVGIRLNWDDRACNDLEDSYGQQWTYEQRKIVEFTCHTAFFVSIVVVQWADVIVCKTRRNSVFQQGMKNKILIFGLFEETALAAFLSYTPGMDVALRMFPLKPSWWFCAVPYSVLIFVYDEIRKLLIRRNPGGWVERETYY, encoded by the exons ATGGGG GATAAAGATGGCAAATCTTCTCCCAGCAAGAAGAACAAGAAGGGGAAGGATATGGACGAACTCAAGAAAGAAGTACCGATT ACGGAACACAAGATGTCCATAGAGGAGTGCTGCAGGAAGTTCAACACCGACATTGTCCAG GGTCTGACCAACGCCAAGGCGGCTGAGTTTCTGATCAGGGACGGTCCCAATTGCCTCACTCCTCCCCCGACCACCCCCGAGTGGATCAAGTTCTGTCGCCAGCTATTCGGTGGCTTCTCCATCCTGCTGTGGACCGGCGCCATTCTTTGTTTCCTGGCCTACGCCATCCAGGCCGCCACCGAGGACGAGCCGGCAGGAGACAAT ctgTACCTGGGTATCGTGCTCTCTGTAGTCGTCGTGGTCACCGGTTGTTTCTCCTACTTCCAGGAGGCCAAGAGCTCCAAAATCATGGAGTCCTTCAAGAACATGGTGCCCCAG CAAGCCTTGGTGATCCGTGAAGGCGAGAAGATGACGATCAACGCTGAGGAGGTGGTGGCAGGAGACCTGGTGGAggtgaagggaggagacaggatcCCTGCCGACCTCAGAGTCGTCTCTGCTCACGGCTGCAag GTGGATAACTCCTCCCTGACTGGCGAATCAGAACCCCAGAGCAGGTCACCTGACTGTACCCATGACAACCCCCTGGAGACCCGCAATGTTGCTTTCTTCTCTACCAACTGCGTTGAAG gtacgGCGCGTGGCATCGTGGTGTGTACCGGCGACCGTACCGTTATGGGCCGTATCGCCACTCTCACCTCCGGTCTAGAGTCGGGCAAGACCCCCATCGCCAAGGAAATTGAGCACTTCATCCACCTGATCACAGGCGTGGCCGTGTTCCTGGGCATCACCTTCTTCATCCTGGCCGTCTGCCTGGGATACACCTGGCTGGAGGCCGTCATCTTCCTCATCGGCATCATTGTGGCCAATGTCCCCGAGGGCTTGCTGGCTACTGTCACT GTGTGTCTGACTCTGACTGCCAAGCGTATGGCGAAGAAGAACTGCCTGGTCAAGAATCTGGAAGCTGTGGAGACCCTAGGCTCCACCTCCACCATCTGCTCCGACAAGACTGGCACCCTGACCCAGAACAGGATGACCGTGGCCCACATGTGGTTCGACAACCAGATCCACGAGGCCGACACCACTGAGGACCAGTCTG gtgcCTCCTTTGACAAGACCTCAGCCTCATGGGCTGCCCTGGCTCGCGTCGCAGCTCTCTGCAACCGCGCCGTGTTCAAAGCCGGCCAGGACCAACTGCCCATCCTGAAGAGGGACACCGCTGGTGATGCATCCGAGTCTGCCCTGCTCAAGTGTATCGAGCTGTCCTGTGGCTCTGTCAAACAAATAAGAGAGAAGAACAAGAAGGTGGCCGAGATCCCGTTCAACTCCACCAACAAGTACCAG CTTTCAGTTCACGAGACAGAGGATCCCAATGACAACCGTTACCTGCTAGTGATGAAGGGAGCCCCAGAGAGGATCCTGGACCGctgcaccaccatcatcatccagGGCAAGGAGCAGCCCATGGACGAGGAGATGAAGGAATCCTTCCAGAACGCCTACATGGAGCTTggaggactgggagagagagtactcg GTTTCTGCCACCTGCTAATGCCTGAAGACCAGTACCCCAAGGGCTTTGCCTTCGACTGTGACGACGTCAACTTCACCACAGAGGGCCTGTGCTTCGTGGGCCTCATGTCCATGATTGACCCTCCCCGTGCCGCTGTGCCCGACGCTGTGGGCAAATGCCGTTCGGCTGGCATCAAAGTCATCATGGTGACAGGTGATCATCCAATCACTGCCAAGGCCATCGCTAAGGGCGTGGGCATCATCTCCGAGGGCAACGAGACAGTGGAGGACATCGCCTCTCGCCTCAATATCCCCGTCAGCCAGGTCAACCCCAG ggaTGCCAAGGCTTGTGTGATCCACGGTACAGACCTGAAGGAACTGTCTCAGGATCAGATGGATGACATCCTGAGGAACCACACTGAGATTGTGTTCGCCAGGACCTCCCCCCAGCAGAAACTCATCATCGTGGAGGGCTGCCAGCgactg GGTGCCATCGTGGCTGTGACAGGTGACGGTGTGAACGACTCTCCTGCACTGAAGAAGGCTGACATCGGCGTTGCCATGGGAATCTCCGGCTCTGACGTGTCCAAGCAGGCCGCTGACATGATCCTGCTGGACGACAACTTTGCCTCCATCGTTACTGGAGTAGAAGAGG gTCGTCTGATCTTTGATAACCTGAAGAAGTCcattgcatataccctgaccaGTAACATCCCTGAGATCACacccttcctcctcttcatcatcgtCAACATCCCCCTACCCCTGGGAACCATCACCATCCTCTGTATCGACCTGGGAACTGACATG GTGCCCGCCATCTCCCTGGCCTATGAGGCAGCCGAGAGTGACATCATGAAGCGTCAGCCCAGGAACCCCACCAGGGACAAGCTGGTGAACGAGAGGCTCATCAGCATCGCCTACGGGCAAATCG gTATGATCCAGGCTCTGGGAGGCTTCTTCTCCTACTTTGTGATCTTGGCTGAGAATGGCTTCCTACCCTCAATTCTTGTGGGTATCAGGCTCAACTGGGACGACCGCGCTTGCAACGACCTGGAAGACAGCTATGGCCAGCAATGG acatatGAACAGAGGAAGATCGTGGAGTTCACGTGTCACACAGCCTTCTTCGTCAGTATCGTGGTGGTACAGTGGGCTGATGTCATTGTCTGCAAGACCAGGCGGAACTCTGTCTTCCAGCAGGGCATGAA GAACAAGATCCTGATCTTTGGCCTGTTTGAGGAGACAGCTCTGGCTGCCTTCCTATCCTACACCCCAGGCATGGATGTGGCACTCAGGATGTTCCCCCTAAA gcccaGCTGGTGGTTCTGTGCGGTCCCCTACAGTGTCCTCATCTTTGTGTATGATGAGATCCGAAAACTGCTCATCCGTAGGAACCCAGGAG GTTGGGTGGAAAGGGAGACGTACTATTGA